Proteins from a genomic interval of Kitasatospora herbaricolor:
- a CDS encoding winged helix-turn-helix transcriptional regulator has protein sequence MPRAVPERDADCAIAQSAAVIGDWWSILVVREVARGRLRFDDLQHELGISRKVLTERLVHLGESGVLERVPYQRGPVRYEYRLTEAGRGLLPVLVTMQDWADRWLLGDGTLSGSAAPDSAEAARMLALPGTRLPALTLPAHTGIELDPVDPAAAVTVLFCYPATGRPAPLPAEWNAVPGAVGCTLENRLFRDAYPDFRAAGAAVHGVSTQRPDEQRAFATAEDLPFALLSDADVRLAAALRLPTFHVGQGLRLKRSVLVVDRERVVRHVVFPVADIPAAVDRALAVARAVAGEAPAALPAGPPAASSSAG, from the coding sequence GTGCCCAGAGCAGTGCCCGAACGCGACGCGGACTGCGCGATCGCCCAGTCCGCGGCCGTGATCGGCGACTGGTGGAGCATCCTGGTGGTCCGCGAGGTGGCCCGCGGCCGGCTGCGCTTCGACGACCTCCAGCACGAGCTCGGCATCTCCCGCAAGGTGCTCACCGAACGGCTGGTCCACCTCGGCGAGAGCGGCGTCCTGGAGCGGGTGCCCTACCAGCGGGGCCCGGTCCGCTACGAGTACCGGCTGACCGAGGCCGGGCGCGGACTGCTCCCGGTCCTGGTCACCATGCAGGACTGGGCCGACCGCTGGCTGCTCGGCGACGGCACGCTCTCCGGCTCCGCCGCGCCGGACAGCGCCGAGGCGGCCCGGATGCTCGCCCTGCCCGGCACCCGGCTGCCGGCGCTCACCCTGCCCGCGCACACCGGCATCGAGCTGGACCCGGTCGACCCGGCGGCGGCCGTCACGGTGCTGTTCTGCTACCCGGCGACCGGCCGGCCCGCCCCGCTGCCCGCGGAGTGGAACGCCGTCCCGGGCGCGGTCGGCTGCACCCTGGAGAACCGGCTGTTCCGCGACGCGTACCCGGACTTCCGGGCGGCCGGCGCGGCCGTGCACGGCGTCAGCACCCAGCGACCGGACGAGCAGCGGGCGTTCGCCACCGCGGAGGACCTGCCGTTCGCCCTGCTGTCCGACGCCGACGTCCGGCTGGCGGCGGCGCTGCGGCTGCCCACCTTCCACGTGGGCCAAGGCCTGCGGCTGAAGCGGTCCGTCCTGGTGGTGGACCGCGAGCGGGTGGTCCGGCACGTGGTCTTCCCGGTCGCGGACATCCCGGCGGCCGTCGACCGGGCCCTCGCGGTGGCGCGGGCGGTGGCCGGCGAAGCTCCGGCAGCCCTTCCGGCCGGGCCGCCGGCCGCCTCCTCCTCGGCCGGGTAA
- a CDS encoding S8 family peptidase, whose product MRVQRIRPTRLAVVGLTLATAGALALPAGAAAAATPAAAGTTGPLISYVVNTKANHGQVQKVEQAIAALGGTVVQSYEQIGVVIARSTDTQFAARLRPAKGVDSVGASRTAGILQSDVEATEAATVPAAAPADGSEPLEANQWDMRQIGVDKAHKISLGSRDVTVGVLDSGIEATHEDLAANVDASQSVSCIDGGRPNTAWQAWQPTTSDHGTHVAGTIAAAKNGKGIVGIAPNVRLASVKVVDDGGFIYPEYAICGFVWAGEHHFKVTNNSYYIDPWLFNCKNDPDQAAITTAVRRAVAFSQRNGVLNVAAAGNENIDLAHKTVDTSSPDDTTPGTRPVDQSCLSLPTELPGVIVTTSVGVNGEKSYYSSYGKGVATVAAPGGDARYQLPDTPDKNGRVLSTVTGGGYGYKQGTSMASPHTTGVVALLASTFPWADPEELTELLLNQAESHACPTVPYNPGGAGAWTATCEGGENDNGFYGAGIINAQKAVQWWR is encoded by the coding sequence ATGAGAGTTCAGCGGATACGCCCGACCCGGCTCGCGGTGGTGGGTCTCACCCTCGCCACGGCCGGCGCACTCGCGCTGCCGGCCGGCGCGGCCGCCGCGGCCACCCCCGCGGCCGCCGGCACGACCGGGCCGCTGATCAGCTACGTGGTCAACACCAAGGCCAACCACGGCCAGGTCCAGAAGGTCGAACAGGCGATCGCCGCCCTCGGCGGCACGGTGGTCCAGTCGTACGAGCAGATCGGCGTGGTGATCGCCCGCTCCACCGACACCCAGTTCGCGGCCAGGCTCCGCCCGGCCAAGGGCGTCGACTCGGTCGGCGCCAGCCGGACGGCGGGCATCCTGCAGAGCGACGTCGAGGCCACCGAGGCCGCCACCGTCCCGGCCGCCGCGCCGGCCGACGGCAGCGAGCCGCTGGAGGCCAACCAGTGGGACATGCGCCAGATCGGCGTGGACAAGGCCCACAAGATCTCGCTCGGCAGCCGTGACGTCACGGTCGGCGTCCTGGACTCCGGCATCGAGGCCACCCACGAGGACCTCGCCGCCAACGTGGACGCCTCGCAGTCGGTCTCCTGCATCGACGGCGGCAGGCCCAACACCGCCTGGCAGGCCTGGCAGCCGACCACCAGCGACCACGGCACGCACGTCGCCGGGACGATCGCGGCCGCCAAGAACGGCAAGGGCATCGTGGGCATCGCCCCGAACGTCCGGCTCGCCTCGGTCAAGGTCGTCGACGACGGCGGGTTCATCTACCCCGAGTACGCGATCTGCGGCTTCGTCTGGGCGGGTGAGCACCACTTCAAGGTGACCAACAACAGCTACTACATCGACCCGTGGCTGTTCAACTGCAAGAACGACCCGGACCAGGCGGCGATCACCACCGCCGTCCGCCGGGCGGTCGCCTTCTCGCAGCGCAACGGCGTGCTCAACGTCGCCGCGGCCGGCAACGAGAACATCGACCTGGCCCACAAGACCGTCGACACCAGCAGCCCGGACGACACCACCCCGGGCACCCGCCCGGTCGACCAGAGCTGCCTCTCGCTGCCGACCGAGCTGCCCGGCGTCATCGTCACCACCTCCGTCGGCGTCAACGGGGAGAAGTCCTACTACTCCAGCTACGGCAAGGGCGTGGCCACCGTCGCCGCCCCCGGCGGCGACGCCCGCTACCAGCTCCCGGACACCCCGGACAAGAACGGCCGGGTACTGTCCACCGTCACCGGCGGCGGCTACGGCTACAAGCAGGGCACGTCGATGGCGTCCCCGCACACCACCGGCGTGGTGGCGCTGCTCGCCAGCACCTTCCCCTGGGCCGACCCGGAGGAGCTGACCGAGCTGCTGCTCAACCAGGCCGAGTCGCACGCCTGCCCGACCGTCCCGTACAACCCGGGCGGCGCCGGTGCCTGGACCGCCACCTGCGAGGGCGGCGAGAACGACAACGGCTTCTACGGGGCCGGCATCATCAACGCCCAGAAGGCGGTCCAGTGGTGGCGCTGA
- a CDS encoding SRPBCC family protein, producing the protein MGQVYATTERVYEASPERVYEALADYQVTRPKLLPAQYSEYEVRAGGTGAGTEVHWRLQATEKRVRDCLFTVTSPSPEKLVESDANSSMVITWTVSAAGEGRAKVTVETTWQGAGGIGGFFERTFAPKGLNRIHDQVLAALADEVR; encoded by the coding sequence ATGGGACAGGTGTACGCCACCACCGAGCGGGTCTACGAGGCTTCCCCCGAGCGGGTGTACGAGGCCCTCGCCGACTACCAGGTGACCCGCCCGAAGCTGCTGCCCGCGCAGTACAGCGAGTACGAGGTGCGGGCGGGCGGCACCGGCGCGGGCACCGAGGTGCACTGGCGGCTGCAGGCCACCGAGAAGCGGGTGCGGGACTGCCTCTTCACCGTCACCTCGCCCAGCCCGGAGAAGCTGGTGGAGAGCGACGCCAACTCCAGCATGGTGATCACCTGGACGGTCTCGGCGGCCGGCGAGGGCCGGGCCAAGGTGACGGTGGAGACCACCTGGCAGGGCGCGGGCGGCATCGGCGGCTTCTTCGAGCGGACCTTCGCCCCGAAGGGCCTCAACCGGATCCACGACCAGGTGCTGGCCGCCCTCGCGGACGAGGTCCGCTGA
- a CDS encoding ABC transporter permease, with the protein MPVAWATLRRTWTMTSRAYPWSYAVGCLLTGVLTIGLSYLALHAIGGGTVAADFTARTGGADYLGYIAIGAGAFMFTVRLLLWSSKALITEQRQGTLGALLVAPAGRLPYLLGFTGFALANTVVEVGLLGGFAALLGITLPACQPLAALAGVLALAFAVFAVSVVLGALMIVAGEAHISQNTVFLAVSLLCGVTFPNSYLPAPARWLAETLPVTSAMDVLRGALSHGAGLADLAPRLLTCLALGAGYLLLGLLVLPGAERRAVERSY; encoded by the coding sequence ATGCCCGTCGCCTGGGCGACCCTGCGCCGCACCTGGACCATGACCAGCCGGGCCTACCCCTGGTCCTACGCCGTCGGCTGCCTGCTGACCGGCGTCCTCACCATCGGCCTCTCCTACCTCGCGCTGCACGCCATCGGCGGCGGCACGGTGGCCGCCGACTTCACCGCCCGCACCGGCGGCGCCGACTACCTCGGCTACATCGCGATCGGCGCCGGCGCCTTCATGTTCACCGTCCGGCTGCTGCTCTGGAGCAGCAAGGCGCTGATCACCGAACAGCGCCAGGGCACCCTCGGCGCGCTGCTCGTCGCCCCCGCCGGCCGGCTGCCCTACCTGCTGGGCTTCACCGGGTTCGCGCTGGCCAACACCGTGGTGGAGGTGGGCCTGCTCGGCGGCTTCGCGGCCCTGCTCGGCATCACCCTGCCCGCCTGCCAGCCGCTCGCCGCCCTCGCCGGGGTCCTGGCCCTGGCCTTCGCGGTCTTCGCCGTCTCGGTCGTCCTCGGCGCCCTGATGATCGTCGCGGGGGAGGCGCACATCTCGCAGAACACCGTCTTCCTCGCCGTCTCCCTGCTCTGTGGCGTCACCTTCCCCAACAGTTACCTGCCCGCGCCCGCCCGCTGGCTGGCCGAGACCCTGCCGGTCACCTCGGCGATGGACGTGCTGCGCGGCGCCCTCTCGCACGGCGCCGGCCTCGCCGACCTCGCACCGCGGCTCCTCACCTGCCTCGCCCTCGGCGCCGGGTACCTGCTGCTCGGCCTGCTCGTCCTGCCCGGCGCCGAACGCCGTGCCGTCGAACGGAGTTACTGA
- a CDS encoding HipA family kinase yields the protein MLDQVTAVRYVDPLRAGGSVPGVVETDDLGTYVVKFTGAAQGRKALVAEVIVGELARRLGLRVPPLVLVDFDPAVGADEPDAEIQDLLRSSGGLNLGMDLLPGARDFRPGMIDVDPAEAGRVVWLDALTANVDRTVHNPNLMVWHGRLWLIDNGAALVFHHRWAGAAAGVSRRYDLSDHALGGYRPDVARADAELAPLVTPALLREVLALVPDAWLADEPGFGSPAELREAYVGHLSARAADSAAWLPEGFATPEQQRAAEARRAAVTRAGRPAWLQQVPDLHGQPAVEIDGRGHFG from the coding sequence GTGCTCGATCAGGTGACCGCAGTCCGCTATGTCGACCCGCTCCGCGCGGGCGGGTCCGTCCCCGGCGTCGTCGAGACCGACGACCTGGGCACGTACGTGGTGAAGTTCACCGGCGCCGCGCAGGGCCGCAAGGCGCTGGTGGCCGAGGTGATCGTCGGCGAACTGGCCCGCCGGCTGGGCCTGCGGGTGCCGCCGCTGGTGCTGGTCGACTTCGACCCGGCGGTGGGCGCGGACGAGCCCGATGCCGAGATCCAGGACCTGCTGCGCTCCAGCGGCGGCCTCAACCTGGGGATGGATCTGCTCCCCGGCGCCCGCGACTTCCGGCCCGGCATGATCGACGTCGACCCCGCCGAGGCCGGCCGGGTGGTCTGGCTGGACGCCCTGACCGCCAACGTCGACCGGACGGTCCACAACCCCAACCTGATGGTCTGGCACGGCCGGCTCTGGCTGATCGACAACGGCGCCGCGCTGGTCTTCCACCACCGCTGGGCCGGCGCCGCGGCCGGCGTGAGCCGGCGCTACGACCTCAGCGACCACGCCCTCGGCGGCTACCGACCCGATGTCGCCCGGGCCGACGCCGAGCTGGCCCCGCTGGTCACCCCCGCCCTGCTGCGCGAGGTGCTCGCCCTGGTGCCGGACGCCTGGCTCGCCGACGAGCCGGGCTTCGGCTCGCCCGCCGAGCTGCGCGAGGCGTACGTCGGCCACCTCTCCGCCCGGGCGGCCGACTCGGCGGCCTGGCTGCCGGAGGGGTTCGCCACCCCGGAGCAGCAGCGCGCGGCCGAGGCCCGGCGCGCGGCGGTCACCCGGGCGGGCCGGCCCGCCTGGCTGCAGCAGGTGCCGGACCTGCACGGGCAGCCGGCCGTCGAGATCGACGGCCGGGGCCACTTCGGCTGA
- a CDS encoding ABC transporter permease, whose protein sequence is MSGHSRDPGALPSTEALLLPLADRLLPLRPGEPGRPGGPGPVRPPRRPRPLRPAARRARTELRHAGKVFAAEALKQHRTMFGQPLVVASMLIWPLLQLAATYYTLHPIAAGSAAAARWPLAADPAKLLGFLATGALAWAFFFSLVQSAWNFSYERTTGTLELLFLSPAGRVVLMLANGAGALLQNAWLLTCFLGAAAFGFGSLQVAGPWMYPVVLLALLLPAMAWGALLNSLMVFSRDSTFVYTVLDDPMWFVGGVRLPVFALPGVLRVLGAALPLTGSLAVVRGALLERQGLGELAPALARLAVLCVLLLAGAVLALRLGEARAQRTGGLRLV, encoded by the coding sequence GTGAGCGGGCACTCCCGGGACCCGGGCGCCCTGCCCAGCACCGAGGCCCTGCTGCTGCCGCTCGCCGACCGGCTGCTGCCGCTGCGGCCCGGCGAGCCCGGCCGGCCCGGCGGCCCCGGCCCCGTCCGACCGCCCCGCCGGCCGCGTCCCCTCCGGCCGGCCGCCCGCCGGGCCCGCACCGAACTGCGCCACGCCGGAAAGGTGTTCGCCGCCGAGGCGCTCAAGCAGCACCGGACCATGTTCGGGCAGCCGCTGGTGGTGGCCTCCATGCTGATCTGGCCGCTCCTCCAGCTCGCCGCCACCTACTACACCCTGCACCCGATCGCGGCGGGATCGGCGGCCGCCGCCCGGTGGCCGCTCGCCGCCGACCCGGCGAAGCTGCTCGGCTTCCTCGCCACCGGCGCGCTCGCCTGGGCGTTCTTCTTCTCCCTGGTGCAGTCCGCCTGGAACTTCTCCTACGAGCGGACCACCGGCACCCTCGAACTGCTCTTCCTCTCACCCGCCGGCCGGGTGGTGCTGATGCTCGCCAACGGCGCCGGCGCGCTGCTGCAGAACGCCTGGCTGCTCACCTGCTTCCTCGGCGCGGCCGCCTTCGGCTTCGGCAGCCTCCAGGTGGCCGGCCCCTGGATGTACCCCGTGGTGCTGCTGGCCCTGCTGCTGCCGGCGATGGCCTGGGGCGCGCTGCTCAACAGCCTGATGGTGTTCTCCCGGGACTCCACCTTCGTCTACACCGTGCTGGACGACCCGATGTGGTTCGTCGGCGGTGTCCGGCTGCCGGTGTTCGCGCTGCCCGGCGTGCTCCGGGTGCTCGGCGCGGCGCTGCCGCTGACCGGCAGCCTGGCGGTGGTGCGCGGCGCCCTGCTGGAGCGTCAGGGCCTGGGCGAGCTGGCGCCGGCGCTGGCCCGGCTGGCCGTACTCTGCGTCCTGCTGCTCGCCGGTGCGGTGCTGGCGCTGCGACTGGGGGAGGCCAGGGCGCAGCGGACCGGCGGCCTGCGGCTGGTCTGA
- a CDS encoding ABC transporter ATP-binding protein — translation MIRTHDLRKTFRAREKGLFGPRLEKTAVDGLDLLIPPGRVTGLLGLNGAGKTSTIKILATLLRPTSGTVTLDGLDLVQHAREARRRINLIAGGERMVYGKLTGAENLRYFGRLYDVPTPVLRRRTGELLDLVGLGHAADVPVERYSRGMAQRLSIARGLVNDPAYLLLDEPTLGLDAPIARDLRRVVAELAAEGRGVLLTSHYLAEVEELCRHVYVIADGRHLAEGSPAELKAATGSHRAVRVTVTNPSPELTDRITEFVRGIGTEPQLAPTAEGGLLVTVHHPEDIAGPLAGAVVGAGGAIGGLEVTEASLEDAILALADGGAGRGPGPGPGPGPGPGPGPGPGPADRAGAGAEVAA, via the coding sequence GTGATCCGCACCCACGACCTCCGCAAGACCTTCCGGGCCCGGGAGAAGGGCCTGTTCGGTCCGCGCCTGGAGAAGACCGCCGTGGACGGCCTCGACCTGCTGATCCCGCCCGGCCGGGTGACCGGTCTGCTGGGCCTCAACGGCGCCGGCAAGACCTCCACCATCAAGATCCTCGCCACCCTGCTGCGCCCCACCTCGGGCACCGTCACCCTGGACGGCCTCGACCTGGTCCAGCACGCCCGGGAGGCCCGCCGCCGGATCAACCTGATCGCCGGCGGCGAGCGGATGGTCTACGGCAAGCTCACCGGTGCCGAGAACCTGCGCTACTTCGGCCGGCTCTACGACGTGCCGACCCCGGTCCTGCGCCGCCGGACCGGTGAACTGCTGGACCTCGTCGGCCTCGGCCACGCCGCCGACGTCCCGGTCGAGCGCTACTCGCGCGGCATGGCCCAGCGGCTGTCGATCGCCCGCGGGCTGGTCAACGACCCCGCGTACCTGCTGCTCGACGAGCCCACCCTCGGCCTGGACGCCCCGATCGCCCGCGACCTGCGCCGGGTCGTCGCCGAGCTCGCCGCCGAGGGCCGGGGCGTCCTGCTCACCTCGCACTACCTGGCCGAGGTCGAGGAGCTCTGCCGGCACGTCTACGTGATCGCCGACGGCCGGCACCTGGCCGAGGGCAGCCCGGCCGAGCTCAAGGCGGCCACCGGCAGCCACCGGGCCGTCCGGGTCACCGTCACCAATCCGTCGCCCGAACTCACCGACCGGATCACCGAGTTCGTCCGCGGGATCGGCACCGAGCCGCAGCTCGCCCCGACCGCGGAGGGGGGCCTGCTGGTGACCGTCCACCACCCCGAGGACATCGCCGGCCCGCTGGCCGGGGCCGTCGTCGGGGCGGGCGGGGCGATCGGCGGCCTGGAGGTCACCGAGGCCAGCCTGGAGGACGCCATCCTCGCGCTCGCCGACGGCGGCGCCGGGCGCGGCCCCGGCCCCGGCCCCGGCCCCGGCCCCGGCCCCGGCCCCGGCCCCGGCCCCGGCCCGGCCGACCGGGCGGGCGCCGGCGCGGAGGTGGCGGCGTGA